The following proteins are encoded in a genomic region of bacterium:
- the xerC gene encoding tyrosine recombinase XerC, with product MLQSLEMEKNLDAFIEHMRLVGRASEHTLAAYSSDVLDFLHFATESDAHMDQILVRRYLVHLQKTGHAKSSVARRLAALRAFFKYLVEREILENAPTDGVRAPKQSRPLPKIMREEQMEALMRAPDLTTPEGLRDKAILETLYSTGMRLSELLGLEVTNISADTDELNVIGKRNKERVVLIGSAALDALGQYIEHGRPKLAAKSKKTTDALFLGYRGTKLAASSVRRILDKYVERISDSLSISPHSLRHSFATHMMDHGADLRSVQELLGHENVTTTQIYTHVSRERLKEVYDRAHPRAALGNEHMEK from the coding sequence ATGTTACAATCGCTTGAAATGGAAAAAAATCTGGATGCATTTATCGAACATATGCGCCTGGTTGGGCGGGCAAGTGAGCATACTCTGGCGGCATACTCGTCGGATGTGCTGGACTTTTTGCACTTTGCCACTGAATCAGATGCGCATATGGATCAGATTTTGGTCAGAAGATATCTCGTTCACTTGCAAAAGACGGGGCATGCAAAAAGCTCCGTTGCAAGAAGGCTCGCAGCACTTAGGGCATTCTTCAAATATCTTGTCGAGCGTGAGATTCTTGAAAATGCCCCCACTGATGGTGTCAGAGCGCCGAAACAATCGCGTCCGCTGCCCAAGATTATGCGCGAAGAGCAGATGGAAGCGCTGATGCGAGCACCCGATCTCACCACACCGGAAGGACTCAGGGACAAAGCGATTCTGGAGACACTCTACTCGACAGGCATGCGCCTGAGCGAACTGCTCGGTCTTGAAGTCACAAATATTTCTGCCGATACGGACGAACTTAATGTGATCGGAAAACGTAATAAAGAACGTGTGGTCTTGATCGGATCCGCGGCACTCGATGCGCTCGGGCAATATATCGAGCACGGCAGGCCAAAGCTCGCAGCAAAAAGTAAAAAAACTACCGATGCGCTGTTTCTCGGTTATCGGGGGACGAAACTGGCGGCGTCATCGGTCCGAAGGATATTGGACAAGTATGTCGAAAGAATAAGCGACTCGCTTTCAATCAGTCCGCATAGTCTGAGACACAGCTTCGCGACGCATATGATGGACCATGGAGCCGACCTGCGCAGTGTGCAGGAACTTTTGGGACACGAAAACGTGACCACTACCCAGATTTACACTCACGTTTCCAGGGAACGATTGAAAGAAGTCTATGACCGCGCTCACCCGAGAGCCGCGCTCGGAAACGAACATATGGAGAAATAA
- the hslV gene encoding ATP-dependent protease subunit HslV, whose amino-acid sequence MPEMHATTVIAVKKDNKVAIGADGQVTLENTIMKAKARKIRRLYDDKVLMGFAGSVADAQTLADKFESKLREAHGNLKRAVIEFAKEWRTDRILRRLEAMMIVANQEYLLVISGNGEVIEPDEGVVAIGSGGAYATAAAKALIRNTDMPPIEIVRKAMEIAADICIYTNHEITTDEM is encoded by the coding sequence ATGCCGGAAATGCATGCAACCACGGTTATTGCCGTTAAAAAAGACAACAAAGTCGCCATAGGCGCGGACGGCCAGGTGACGCTTGAAAACACGATCATGAAAGCAAAAGCTCGGAAGATCCGCAGGCTGTACGACGACAAGGTGTTGATGGGGTTTGCCGGGTCGGTTGCAGATGCGCAGACTCTTGCGGATAAATTCGAGTCCAAACTGCGAGAGGCTCATGGCAACCTAAAACGCGCAGTAATCGAATTCGCAAAAGAATGGCGCACGGACCGAATCCTTCGCAGACTGGAAGCGATGATGATTGTCGCAAACCAGGAGTATCTGCTGGTGATATCGGGTAATGGCGAGGTGATTGAACCCGACGAAGGAGTCGTGGCGATTGGGTCGGGCGGAGCATATGCCACCGCCGCCGCAAAAGCCCTTATACGAAATACTGATATGCCGCCTATAGAGATCGTGCGCAAAGCTATGGAAATTGCGGCTGATATATGCATTTATACTAACCATGAAATAACAACGGACGAGATGTAG